In Haliotis asinina isolate JCU_RB_2024 chromosome 11, JCU_Hal_asi_v2, whole genome shotgun sequence, the genomic stretch TAATTTACAAGCTTCGATTCATTTTTGTCTGTGAGCAGTCTAACAGCTTCGTGTGAATTTCAATGAAATCAGAATTTCTGCATGCAAAACATGCACGAAAATTTTTTTTGGTGATTTTATCATGAttggcgtgagtgagtgagtgagtttagttttacaccgcactcagcaatattacagctatatggcggcggtctgtaaataatcgagtctggaccagacaatccagtgatcaacaacatgagcatcgatctgcacaattgggaaccgatgacatgtgtcaaccaagtcagcgagcctgaccacccgatcccgttagtcgcctcttacgacaagctgagtcgccttttatggcaagcatgggttgctgaaggcctattctaccccgggaccttcacgggtcgatgaTTGGCGTGAAAAATGAAGGTCTCTTCTTTAATGCGAAGACTGATGATAAAATACTAATACTAATGCATGTTATTTAAGAGTGGTTGGaactgtttgtgtgagtgtatCTTCATATGACTGTCATTTCTGCTGAGAAACAAAATAGTTTCTATTCCCTATATTCAGGTGATCCGCAACTACCTTAACTACCTTAACCACTTGGTTAAGCATCCCACAAATTGcttacttttaaaaaaaatacatcctCGATATGGCCATGGTATACATTCCGCTAAGTCTCCTGGATGCATatatttattacctccctttgcttgctccgcattctcacattAGCTGGTCAGCTTAGCCGctgttacaaccgagcttgctaGTGTCACCAAAGGTATCAGTCACACAGGTTTGTTAGCAGagcgactcagatttggggaaaATCTTGTGGATGTGTTATaggtctgaaactttaaaaaatatgtgcAAGAACTCCTACCTCTTTCAGGGAACctgtgcatggtttgtgttgccaagttccATCGGTTAGATAaattaaaaagtgaaagtgagttgtgactggttcactcaacttcccagtgtatgcacttgattggataaaaagccaaccaagagaggtaataaattcattgggCTGATCCATAGATGCATACCCTGGAGATGTCGAGGCTGAAAATAATACGGcagatgtgaaaaaaaaattatcaataGATTTTTTTGCTGACAACCTGTTACAGACCTTAGATACATCTTGTTTTAATTTAATTAATGCCAGCTGATCAGGCGTTGTAAAAATTGACTGATCGCTTATGAAACTTGAGGAAGAAACGCTTACAATCCTACTATTATATCCATCcgaatgaaataaaaatgaccATTCAAGTTAGTGAATGAAAATGCTATTGAATTACAGAACCTGTCAATGTATATCTGTATTGCTTTTATACATAAAAAGATCTTTAAATTCATTATCTGTAAATATTGCTTCATATTACATTTCTGCTCCTCAGTTGTGAATATTGAGTATATAAATGCACTATAGACCTGTGGCCATTTAATTACCAAGTAAAGACTGACATTTAGGCAACGGAAGTCATGCCCTTCATTGACTCTCGTTTACTGTTAGTGTAAAGCTGAATTCTATTGATAAAGTCATCACTATGAATACAAATTTATATTTTGTCAACCTTCAGTAGAGCAACAATGTGATCCTAATTGTTTGAGAATAGGGTGTTCACAGATACATGGACATTGGTTTCAAAGTTGAGGTGGAAGTTTTCTTCATATGCAGAAAATTAGAAAGCAGGTTGTAGTCTAGGGTTTGATACAAAATACGGGAATTGGaaaaactttgacaatgggccatttttggGATCATCAgttattttctgaatttagaaaaattgtatcaatagtaaacttcaaaattctaATGGGCCAGTTTTTAtgctaatgtgcaaaatggcacTAGGCCCCGGTCTTTTGCAATCCATGAAAACAAGCCAGTACAGGCAAATAGGAAATGCACATTTTCATCATGGTCTTATTTATTATGATTATAGGATAATTATGCagtgcacatatccacacaaGGCGCtcatatatttttctttcttcagtCATAGGTTGTCAGTCTCAACTAACTCTGCAAACTAACTATAACCACATTCTGAACATAATTAAGACTGAAGTTTTTttcattgtgtgtgtgtataaaagCTTTTTTCATAACAATGTATTATCATTAATGTTTCCAGCTACAATGTTTCAAATTTATTGATCTCATCAGCCATCCATGCCTATTTATCCCCCAAAACAACGAAGTTGCATGGGATATAGAGACgagttctgtctgtctgtgcgtTAGTGATACTTTGTCCGACGCATATCTCCTAAACTGTTTGTGATAATTTATctaaacttggtacacatatcaagcatgatacCTAGATGTTCCTTTTGAGGGTTAGACTCAGATATGAATTATAATTTTAgcagtttctatggaaacatgaGAGGCTGTCACTATGAGGATGTCACCTTGTCTAGAGCCGATCTCCTCAACTAgtcatgctagcttcatcaaacttggtacacatatcaagcatgatcccaagatgtgccttttggggattACATACAGATATCAATTATGTTTTTgcggttttcatggaaacatgacataggcTTTGACTATGAGGGTGTCATCGTGTCTGGAGCACATCTTCCAAattatacatgctagcttcattaGACTTCGTAAGCATATCAaacatgatccctagatgtgccttttggggttTCAACCCAGATGTGAATTTATAATTtttgcggtttccatggaaacatcatTTAAGCTGTGCATTtgactgatgatgaggatgtcatcttgtctggaGCAGATCTTCCaagctatacatgctagcttcactgaacttggtacatatgtcaagcatgatccctagatgtgccttttggggattagacccagatatcaattttattttcgCGCTTTCCATGGAAATATGTCTTAAGCTTTGGCTTTGAGGATTTTATCTTGTTGAGAGCAGATCTCCCAAACCTTATCTATATCAAACTTGCTACACATGTTtgccatgttcaccatgatcctTAGGTGTGCCTTTTGGGGGTTACACAAGAGTGTGAACTCTTTTTTGagggtttccatgacaacagtgagtggatgagtgagtttagttcttcgccacactcagcaatattccagctacatggcggcggtctgtaataaatcgagtctggaccagacaatccagtgatcaacaacatgagcatgatctgcacaattgggaaccgatgacatatgtcagctaagtcggtgagtctgaccacccgatcctgttggttgcctcttacgacaagctgagtcaccttttactgcccatgacaacaagtttgacATGGACTGAAATTAGTGgttgtgctcttttctggagcagaactctaaaaccgttcagtatttcttcaccaaacgtggcatagataggtctggtggtataGTTATGCCTTTTTGTAGGTGTGGAtatcagaataaaatattttttgcatttctATGTCAACAAGTTCAACCTctactgaatttggtggtagtgttcttttctggagcacTCAGTCATCCAGAACATTGACATACTGTATTCATAACTAGTAGACTCATGAGGAGTATTTTGCTGTTGCagaggatattgatgactttgtcctcTTGTAGCCGTTGAGATTGTTGCCATCTATGTTTTTCTGTCTTTCCAGTTGGACTTGAGTTCTGGAAGCAGCTGTGTGCAGAGCATGGGATAAGTCCAGGTAATGgaaaattttttttatttcttgttgatagaggggcgatggggtagcccagtggttaagttgttcactcatcatgctaaaGGCCCAAGTctgattccctacatgagttCAGtgtatgaatcccatttctggtatctcttCTCCCCTTTCAGAACCATAGCGTATATGTTTAAGGACTTACAACAGGATTGACATGCACGATTATTGTCTCTCACTGCTAAAAACTAAAGATGCCAGTAAACTAGACGAactaatttctggtgttcttccccataatatttcataaaactGAAGTCAATTCTACTACATGTTTCAGAGGGAATTCTAGAGGAGTATGCCACAGAAGGAACAGACCGAAAGGATGTGTTCTTTTACCAGGTAGAATCAGTGTTTTCCAGACAAGGAACTCCCTGACTCCTGTGATGCTAGCAGAAGTTTCTGTGCAGATTTCATCACAGTTGATTAAGGGCTAGTTTTGTGATTCTTGCCCTAAAAGTATAGGGGTTGAAATAGTGCATAACCATTTGTGTGCTATGGCATGCTAAATATCGaaaatgtgggtttttttttttctgttcccTGGCATGGTAAACATTGAAATAGTGAATAATTTATCTGCCATGGCATGGCAAATGCTGAAACAGTGCTGAATTTGTGCGCCATGGTGTGGTAAATATCGAAAGTGTACTTAATTTGTGTGCCACTGCATGGTAAATGTAGAAACAGTGCTTAATTTGTGTGCCATGGCATGGTAAATATAGAAACAGTGCTTAATTTGTTTGCCAAGGCATGGTAAATATAGAAACAGTGCTTAATTTGTGTGCCATGGCATGGTAAATATAGAAACAGTGCTTAATTTGTGTGCCATGGCATGGTAAATATAGAAACAGTGCTTAATTTGTTTGCCATGGCATGGTAAATATAGAAACAGTGCTTAATTTGTGTGCCACTGCATGGTAAATATAGAAACGGTGCTTAATTTGTGTGCCATGGCATGGTAAATATAGAAACGGTGCTTAATTTGTTTGCCATGGCATGCTAAATATAGAAACAGTGCTTAATTTGTTTGCCAAGGCATGCTAAATATCGAaaatgtggggttttttttgttctgttCCCTGGCATGGTAAACATTGAAATAGTGAATAATTTATCTGCCATGGCATGGCAAATGCTGAAACAGTGCTGAATTTGTGCACCATGGTGTGGTAAATATCGAAAGTGTACTTAATTTGTGTGCCATGGCATGGTAAATATAGAAACAGTGCTTAATTTGTGTGCCACTGCATGGTAAATGCTGAAATAGTGCTTAATGACATGGTGAATATTGAATGTGTGCCCTGGTGGCACAGGTAACATTATTTCAATTATgatgcatttcatttgaaatatgataaatttgaCCAATTCAAAATGATTCCAGATCTGTTTTTACATCCCATCAAACTGTTTCTTTGGTCCGTAAAATTTACTTTGGATATTGACAAATGCCATCTTTGCATGTTGAAATCAGGTACACTTTGTTTAGTTACATTTGGCTACATTTACAAAGAGAAACAAGAAAAAATACCACTTCTTGTGTAATAAAAAGGCCACTTAAACTCCATGAaaccaagctgcctgtgaggcacTAGAAGGTAAATTGTCATGTGACTCATCCCACTGGGTACATACTTTatgctgggtgaacagatgcGATTTTGAACAGACTCACTCTGCTTCAAGTtagaccacatgtgtcacatgtgtaGAGTCCAGTATCGTTTCTGTTTAGGCTGATGATGAACACTACATTCCACGATCAGTGTTACTGGACACCGAGCCCAGGGTGATCAACTCAATCCTCAGCTCGCCATATGCTAAGCTCTACAACCCTGAGAATGTGTACCTGTCAAAACACGGGGGTGGTGCAGGAAACAACTGGGCCAGTGGCTACACACAGGTAAGCTCAACCCTGAAAACTCATCCTGTTTGTAAACTTCCCTTTTGTAAGCATTTCGAGTAACAGTCCACATGTAAAACATTAGTACAATTATTTCTGTCCAAATACAACATACTGCTGTCCCAGGAAGCCCAAATTGAGCCCTTCCACTTTGAGGGTGCCCAACTATATTCTCATCAGCGAGATGACCTATGCTGATTTAGTTTGTTGTTGTAGTACAAACAGCAAGATGTGATTTGCTACAATAAACTCCACTGATTTTACTTTCCAGAATTTTAGGGCctgtggggtagcatagtgttTAAGGTTTTCACTCGTCACttgaagacctgagtttgattccctacatgagcataatgtgtgaagccccactgtcccccactgtgatattgctggaatgttgctaaaagtggtgtaaaatcatacccactcactcctaAAAAGTTTGATAGTTTTGAAGTTGacatgcacgcacacatccACACAACACTCGCACACACACCATGTGTGCAAACATTTTGAACTCTGGTATTGTATAAGAATTTATTACCCACATGGTCAGCGAATAAGTAATTGCTTATAAATCTTGTATGTCACATGAGTGTGGTATTGTGTTGACCTCTGTTGTAACGACTTGACCTGAGATTCCAAATATTTCATTGGATAATTGATCCGTCACGTTGTGGCGAAACTACATTTTCATTCAGAGCAAACAcatgaattcattcattctacaaatTCTATGCATTGTGGGATATTAACATGTAGCTGTGTGAGTCGAAGGGAGACATTATATCTGCCGTAAGcattaatgtaatgtttccatcaGTGATTCTAGCCGAGCaaagcaactgcaaaccaagacaCGGTGTGCTTCAgagtagtttactgtaggaGCTTGTGTGAGTCGATGATAAGTGACATGCATCGTGACATCTGTTACACAGGGGCCAGATGGCGTAATGacgtcagtacagtgtgatgtCCAGCACAAGTGTTCGATAGTACAAAATTCTTGTGCAAACTCTTTATGAAACCATTTtcggtttgaaaccataagaattatgaaaatatgctattttgtcaatttaatgcatgtaAGATGTGAATAGTAAATAAAATACCACACTCGGTCtaattacatacaaattataCGAAGCTCGTGACCTTCCTGTGGTCTCTGACCTTGATTCACTTGGTCAGAGGCCATAGgaaggacacttgtttcatgtaatttgtatgtaatgagGCCAAGTGTAATATTCTCTGTGAAGGACACACGTTTCATATAATTTAAGTGTATTGAAACCTTGTCTAATTCCCTATTTATATCTTGAAATGTAGCAAAATACTGTCAGTATATTTTAATGGTATCAATACATTCTTACACTCCGGACAATCATTTCACAGATGCAAACCCTTGAAGATCCaagtcagaattggtcttcaattgtcagtgcttgttgtaagaggcgactcttGGGGTGACAggctcacagacttggttgacatacgtcATCGTGTCAGAGTTGCATAGATAGATTTTCATGCTTtttatcactagattgtctggtgcagactcatCTATGTACAGACCACTGCTATATGGCATGAATTTCtatgtgtggcattaaacaacaatcaaccaatcaaataATAGATACAGCATAGCTTTAAGTGTCTGTGATTATGTTTTAAGGCAGAAGGGCTGTATGAGGATGTGTTTGACATCATAGACAGAGAGGCTGATGGAAGTGACAGTTTGGAGGTagggaaaatgtttttttatcgaTTAGTTTTAGAAATGCCCTGTCCTGCAAGATTACTCCGTTTCAACTGGTTCTGGAAATCAGCACAgttttcactaaatactaatcaAAGCTACAGATCGAGTAATCTTGCCATTTACAAGAGACCCTCAATCATGTCAATGGGAGGTGCTTAACTTTTAACAAAGAGAAAATGTCTTGTCTTACCTAATCCTGTTTAGATTTATATTAGTCTGTTCTTTGCTGTAGTACTTCACTATTGCAAGACAACGGTATACGAAACTATGCTGAAACTTTTAACAAAGAGAAAATGTCTTGTCTTACCTAATCCTGTTTAGATTTATATTAGTCTGTTCTTTGCTGTAGTACTTCACTATTGCAAGACAACGGTATACGAAACTATGCTGAAACATCGCATCTAGTAGCATATAGAAGGTGGTATGATAGAGAGGAACACTTACTATGGCTAGATAACTTCTTCATTGCTAGGATCTACACCGAAATGTCACATCTGTTGCAATGATAAAGTTGTCTATCCACTAAAAGTGTTCATTGTAATGGAATAGTTTCTGTCATCCATAAAGCGTCATACCTTTCTTGTTACTCTTTTGCACATGAATTTATTCTCTTTGAAGGAAGTGATTTCTCCAAAGCGTCAAGTAGGGagtgggtggtggtgtagcctagtggttaggcTGGACAAGGGcccagtgtgtgaagcctatttttggtgtctccaGCCTTGGtaatgcaggaatattgctaaaagcggcataaaagtaaactcgtTCATTCTCTGAAATAGGGCAGTGTTACAGATGTTATGACAcaggttgtgtgtttgttccaggGCTTTGTCCTCAGTCACTCCATTGCTGGTGGAACAGGGTCTGGGATGGGATCCTACCTGTTGGAGAGACTTAACGACAGGTGTGTACAGAGATACCACTTTGGAACTGACAGTTTCAATCGCTTTAGTATTGAACACAGATGTTAAAttgcattttcatattttcttgttAAGCATACATGTTGCAAAATGGAATACATGCTGCCTTTAGTCTTGTACTACTTAAAACTCATTAAAAGTGGGTTATAATTGATCTTCTGCTCCCCATGCTTATCAAAAGAAGTGAGGCTGGCACAGCCACAcgcagacagacacagacagacagacacagacacacaaagtcggagagagagagagagagaatttcTAAAGCAAAGGACGTCCGTGAACATGCGATGTTCAAGCACATGCCAAAAAAACAGCTGCTTTACAGTGCCTTTACCAGAGTGCATCTGAGCAATTTGATTTACCTAGTGCTGTAGAAGTAGTAACTTTATTGTTTAACAttattatcccttgtgatgaattTAGAGTGGGATATAGTTTTGAGTACTGTTTGTCTCTCCGAAGTGGTGGggacatattttctttaaatcTGTTATGGATGTTGAAACCATATttgataagtgttttcaggacatgaaCGCCTTTATGAAGTTCAGAAACAGAAATGGTAACAATGAAATGGCTCTGTTGCATTGCAGACCAGCCAGTTAACTGTGGTAGAAAGGAAGAATTGGCTAGTCCAAATATTTCTTCAGTATTAACTGTTCATTTGACATAAACTGGTAATTGAAAAAAGTTATAAAAAAAAAGTGttataaaaaaatgaaagattttcatttcagatttcCAAAGAAACTTATCCAGACGTACTCCGTGTTCCCGAATGTGGATGAGATCTCTGATGTTGTGGTGCAGCCATACAACTCCATACTGACTCTGAAGAGGCTGACACAGAATGCAGACTGTGTGGTATGCTGACTACTTCTGCTTGTCTATACAGACCTATTGGTCTTGGTTATCACAGCTTGGAGAAACATGGCAATtccattgctgagtgtgtcccATGTGTAGGAGAATACTCCATGCCTTTATGTGgtcaaggggcggtggggtagtctaatggttaaaacgttgGCTTGCCACACTGAAGatatgggttcgattcccatcatgGGTATTGTgtttgaagaccatttctggtgtcctgtggCATGATATTGTATAAAAGTTTTTCAAAGAGGTGTGATGATCCAGTAATCCATAGCATGTTTTATGTGCTGGGTGAGCTGTCTtaggcgccaggctagtaatTTAGCAAACTTGGAGGTGCCGGgggtgcagactctttcagtggtTTCACCACCagtagtgtacagtacacaacattgtacgcttaaaagaacccatgaatccgttgGGTTATGACCAGGTGGTGGCTACATGactacgtgcaaacacctagttacgggtacagcaatgtgcagtaaacttggacaaagttgGATAGCTGTGAATAGATTTGAATGAGGAAGCCTCAAtagcctagtggctgcaagaacTGTAGAAAATTTGTTTCTTGTGTACTTGCTCCCAGAACACAAAATGCTTTGTGTGCGGAACACACAGAAAATATCATGGATAAATTGTAGAtttatttgcatgaaacatGCAGTTTTTTCTCTTAATATGAAGACTGTACTCCATGCTCAGCACTTATGTTGTGCTCAGAAATGTGGAGTAAAAAAATGTACAGTTTATCAATAGGTGTTATAACGTGGCTTGTAGATAGTGGCAAAATGCTTTACCACAGGATTCATATAACCATggtaaaatatagcattttgtCTTCGGTTCAGTATATTGTAATGCAATCCCAAAATTCAGTCTTCATACCATCATTTCAGATAAGCTTTGTATCTGTgtaaattatgtaaatattttatgtgaaaACTCAGTTCCTATCAAGTCGGATGTGTACAAGTATGCTTGAACTTGTGAAAATACTCAATAAATGTCATCAGTGCATACGTTAATGTAAAACATGTGCGTTTAAACTATATTATGTCGTTCAAAATCAATAGAAAATGGCAAATTTCTTTGCTAGATGGTCACTATTTTATATCTGATATACCGAACCGAAAAAGACCTAATCTTGACTTTGTGCAGCAAAACGTACGTCCCGAAGTAAGACAAGTGGGGgagaagtatgttacacagatgTCCAGATACCCTGTGTTATAGCTGATCGATAAAACTAAATGAAACAGCTAATTGTATACTTTAATTGTATACTTTAGATAATGAAGTCTTTAAAACATGTGACAAAATTGGCATAGCTCCGATGACCAAAAACTATGAATACAGAATGCCATAGAGACAGTGttcaaatttaacatttttggggggattacactttttcagTGTGATGGTGATTAGGTTCCTCATTCTGAAAGTGTAAATTCAAATCTGTTATGagcctgtgaaggtctggggtagaatgggccttcagcaacccatgcttgccataaaaggtgactgtgcttgtcgtaagaggtgactgttGGGATCTGGTagtcagtcttgctgactttgttgacacatcatcgcttcccagttgcgcagattgatgttcatgctgttgatcactggattgtctggaccagactcgattgctTGCAGACCGTCACTGTATATCTTGAGCATTGCTGGATGTggcttaaaactcactcactcactgaaccctTAAAAAGGAATAGCAACTGTACATTTCTGAGGGTGTGCAATCAGAAATATAACATGGTACAGCATGTCCTAGTTCAGTCCTAGATGGAAACAAAGTTCAAATTTTTAAAGAGTCAAATATTTTTTCGCCcatattttgtaattattgtTTCACATGTGCTGCTTACTTGTGGCCTGTGTGTtaaaatttgtgaaaatgtagAAACAGTTCCAATCAGTACAGTCTTGTTTTGACACCAGGTGGTGCTGGACAACACAGCTCTCAACCGTATCGCTGCTGACAGACTTCACATAGACACACCCTCCCTGGCACAGATCAACCAGCTGGTGAGGaaacattttgcatttgtatAACTTGGTTTATTATTCGCAACATATTCAGTGTCCAACGCTAAAGAGAATTGTTTAAAAGTTTTTACAAAGAGAGAACAAATTTGGATCACCAACAAACAAGACATCATGTTTGGCATTAAGTCATTTGTGGATCACCCAAGAAGCAGAACATCAAGAAAATCAGGCAAGCATCCTCTAAAATAAGGACAAATGTGTCTATTTAGGTGATTCTTGTGCCATTGTCAAGCAGGTATTTGTTTAGCAGGTATCTGTACAAGAATCTATTGAAACGTTGCATCACATGTATaatgaagttgttcatccacatagtttgtccttatctgactgCTGGCTCTGGAAATACCACTCTAAGTAATCACTGAGATGTTCTTCATGTTGAAAGTATCATTTTTTTAATGACGAAACATTTCTTGATTTTTTTGGTCGTATTTTTTGGGGGTAATCATTCAGATGATTGTtcagaaaaattattcattgtttttacacATCAGTTCTTGTAATTGTTTTATGATCTCATTTACAACAGGTGTCAACTGTGATGTCAACAAGTACAGCGACACTGCGTTACCCTGGTTACATGAACAATGATCTGATTGGCCTGATAGCCTCTCTCATCCCCACACCCAGGCTACACTTCCTGATGACTGGATACACGCCCCTCACAACTGACTCACAGGTGAGTCTCTCCCCTCTCATCCCCACTTCAAAGACTCCACTTCCTGATGACCGGGTAGACACCCCTCACAACTGACTCAAAGGTGAGTCTGTCCCCTCTAATCCTCACACCTCTCATCCCCACCCCAGACTTCACTTCCTGATGACCGGTACTCACCCCTCACAACTGACTCACAGGTGAGTCTCTTCCCCTCTCATCCCCACCCCCAGACTTCACTTCCTGATGACTGGGTACGCACCTCTCACAACTGACTCACAGGTGAGTCTCTCCCCTCTCATCCCCATCTCCAGACTTCACTTCCTGATGACCGGTACTCAGTCCTCACAACTAACTCACAGGTGAGTCTCTCCACCCTTATCCGAACCCCAAGATTTCACTTCCTGATGACCGGGTACTCACCCCTCACAACTGACTGACAGGTGAGTCTCTCCACCCTTATCCCCACCCTAAGATTTCCTTTCCTGATGACCGGGTAAATGCCCCTCACAATCGCCTAACACATATGGACCACCTTCCTTTCT encodes the following:
- the LOC137255704 gene encoding tubulin gamma-1 chain-like; its protein translation is MPREIITLQLGQCGNQVGLEFWKQLCAEHGISPEGILEEYATEGTDRKDVFFYQADDEHYIPRSVLLDTEPRVINSILSSPYAKLYNPENVYLSKHGGGAGNNWASGYTQAEGLYEDVFDIIDREADGSDSLEGFVLSHSIAGGTGSGMGSYLLERLNDRFPKKLIQTYSVFPNVDEISDVVVQPYNSILTLKRLTQNADCVVVLDNTALNRIAADRLHIDTPSLAQINQLVSTVMSTSTATLRYPGYMNNDLIGLIASLIPTPRLHFLMTGYTPLTTDSQVANVRKTTVLDVMRRLLQPKNMMVSTPVGAHRQASHCYISILNIIQGEVDPTQVHKSLQRIRERKLAQFIPWGPASIQVALSRKSPYIQTAHRVSGLMMANHTSISHLFDRTLRQFDKLRKREAFMEQYKKEQIFKDNLDEFDSSREVLQELVDEYQAATRLDYLDWGTRQGAAAEQM